From the Colletotrichum lupini chromosome 1, complete sequence genome, the window AAGTCAAAGCTTCCTGACCGAGAACGCCGATCTTCACCTCTGTCTTTGCTCGGTAAGACTTCACCGAAACCCCAAGTCATCGAAGGGTGAGCTCCAGACTAACCAGATGCATCCCCAACTTTGACCCTCAAACAGGCTCCAATATTGTCCTCTATCTTATGGCTCTTCTTGATTCTTAGCTTTTTCCCTCCCTCGACACTCTTTTTCCTTCAAATGCGCATGTAGCTAGTTTCTCGCACCGATGCTTAAACTCTAGTCCCCTTGGTATGTGAAAATGGGTATATCTCTTCTTACGTCGTTAAACTAAGCTAAAGATTCAACAAGCATAAGTATCTTCCTGTCGTCTTCATTAGGCCTCAACTCCCTTCCCAGTAATCCACCACCAGCCCAGCCGTTATCGGTGCCATCATTGTTGTCGCTGCTGGCCCCCATCCATCTCAGAGTAACCTGGTGTTGGGCCTGCATGCCATCCCATCCCTTGAAGCTCCGCCCTGTCTCGTCCCTGCCCTTGATATACCGCCGATGGCCCACTCGGACTCTGATGAATCGGTTGCCCATGAGCCTCTGCTAAGGTATTCTGCACATGTGGCTGGTTGTAGCTGTTCTGAAGCTCGGGTGGGAGAGGCAGGCTCTGGCCATATGGTTGCTGTTGCGGATATGCCGGTTGGCCATGCTGTCCCTGGAGCTCCGAAGGCAGATATTGTCCGGCAGGCTGTAGCTGGCCGTTGGTGTTGGCTGGCATCTCGGACGGCAATCTCGTCTGGCCGTGGAGTTCCACGCCGGGGGGGGATTGGGCCCATACACCACTAGCATTTGACGCGGGCGATATGGTGTCCGGATGTGGAGAACCAGTCGTGTAAGAGACACTCATCTGAGGGCTTTTGGGTGGCAGCTCAGACAGCATCGTGCCGCCTAGTTCAGGTTTGCCCGCCATTTCAGGAGGGCCGGCGGCACCTGGAAGCGGGAACCCAGCCTCGTTCTTCTTCCGACGGCGGTAGATGATGAACGCGATGAGAGCGGCAATCGACAAGGCACCAACGACAGCAATAACACCTCCGATGATGGCTGCAAGGCTTGGAATGCTGGACTTCGATTTGCCATTGGTATTCGTACCGTCGCCAGAAGTACCCGAAGAGCCAGTAGCAGTAGCAGTAGCTTCGGCGCCCGAAGTCCCTGACCCCGTGCCGGCCTGTGCTGTTGGATAAGTCTGAGCAACTATCGCTTGGTTAGTCAAAGCCGATGCGATCATGGCGCATGATCTACTCACTTGATTCAGCGACAGTGGCCACCACCTCGTTTCTAGCTGCCTTGCAATAGTAATCCAACACGGCAACCGCAGAAGATACAACATCCGTAGCCGTAGATGAGCAATACCACTTGATATCCGATGTCACCGTGCTCATGACGATGTTAGTCACTCCATCTTTCAAGCACATACAAGATGCCAAGGCCTGAGGCCCCGTCGGGCACTGGTATCTCGTAAGCGAGTAGATAGCATCCGAAAACCCTGACTGTGCGCATGCGGCCAGCGAGCTGTATTGTGAGAGCGCCGTCATGTAGTAGGTCATATCTCCTGGAGGCGGCGAAGGCTGCGGGAACGATGTAGTGCCCTTATTCATGGCACAGTACGCATCGTAGAAAGCAAGACCCGAAGTCACGTCGGCGGCGTTGGAGCATGAGTACCGTACAAGCGATGCGATGGACCGGCTGACTCGTGCTGAGTTGTCGTTCTTCGAGCAGATGCAGGGCGCCATCAGACTTGCGGCTTCAGGGCAATACGTTGACATTGAGCTGATGGCGTACGACACGCCAGACTGGGCACACGGGGCCATGTTGGCGAACTCGGCGATATCGGTGGCATACTTGGTAACGATGTTGGTCGTAGGCGTCGGAAAGTTGACTGTCGTATCGGGGTTACAGTACTGGCTGATGACTGCCGCGGCGCTGGTCTGGTCATCGGATGCGGTTGAGCCACAGCTGTAGCTGATTGACCTGGCGATGGATGTTGAGATGGCGGCGAGGTTGTTGTTCTTTGTGCATATGCATGACTGCAAATCTGTCGGTGCTTCACCGCACGCCGAGTAGGTCTGGGAGAAGATATTGTACGACACGGCAGTCTGAACACACGGCGCCTGATATGGGTCAGTATCGTTTAATCACCATTCCGGCAAAGGTTTTGGACATACCAACAAGGTGTAAATGGAAAGATCAGTGACATAAACGATACTTGCGGCTCTCCCAAGGCCGATGAGGAAGAGAGACAGCCATAGCTGGGCTGATATCCGCGACATCTCTCCCAGGCAAACCACAACAGCAATCAAAGGATATCAAGGAACGGAACGTCGACAACGGTCAACAGAGTCAGAAAAGACAGGAGGAGCCTTTCACGAAGCATGATGTGAAGAGGACGAGGGGGCCAAATGGCAATGTCTCTGCCTAGAGTGACTGGCTAGGCATGGGAAGCTAAGCGCGGGGGAGAGACAGTTTCTAACTCGCTGCAAGGGGTAATGAAGTCCACCGTTGAGCCCGTGTACCCGTGAAAAGCGTGAAAGCTTACCCAGTTTCTCTACTTCGGCTTAGGCTGACTCGGTGTTTCGATGGTCAATCATCACCACGACGGTCACTAACCCCTGTCACTATGGCGCTGAAGTTGCACCACCCCCTTGACAGCTGAAGGGCTGAGCCAGGGATAGCTTCAACGTGATCGCCTCTGCGGTTCCGCAGTGGAGATTTCATGTTCCGCGTCATTTGTCCGGAAAAACACGAAAAAGCCGACTCATCGCGGAGTCTGGCGGAGTCTTCGCTACCCTGGAGATATCAAGCCTCATCATTTTCTGTGACAATGCCCAAGTTGAACAGCATGGACAGGTGAAGAGCTTTCGCACGTTTCAACGAGCCTCTTATCATCCTACCCTCGCGGAAATAGGAGCAGCGTTGGAGGTGTCCACAAGACAGCTTAGCTGCAGCCGCGATGGCGTTGTTTAATCAAACACTGGTTCAGCCTAGGCCAAGCAAGCTAGGCAAGCCAAGTTGATGATTTGGTAGTGTACAGCCATGGACCTCGCACTCGCAGCAAGTCACAACTCATTTGCCTCGCTGGCGGGGAAAACATCGCTTCGGAAAGTCGAAAAGTGATCCAAAAAAAGAAGACAACACTGGTTGTTCGATCTGTCGGTATCCGTACTTTCCAGACCCATCGTGATGGCGTCAGGATGGTAATATGATGATAACCTACGTGCCTTTGACCTTTGCTGGCGGCAGAAATGACTCAGGAGCCGGCAGACGCCACGATCCAGGGGCGACAGAAACCGGTAGACGCGATTGGCGTGCCCAGATGAGACATTCCGTTCAGAGCTAGCCTTGAATATTGTGGCAGGCCAACATAATTTGTTGGCGTGAAGTTGAAAGAAGCACAGCAGTCTTGATTGACTATGTATCGTGGGTGTCTGGGTTCATAATTAGGTGCTGACTGAGAGGAGGGTCCATCACAGATGGAGCACAGGCACCAGGGCAAGAGTAGGACAATTTCAGCTTACATAAGGCAAGTCAATAACTGACGGCAACCGGGTCATCACCCGGCCGAGCTCGGCGCGGTTTGTCCGTGGCATAACCAAAATGTCGCTAATAATCACCGTATTCAGAATAGAACTTGAGGATCAACGGAGTCAGTGGTGCAGAACTGCAACCAAATGGATCAACCTTCCACAGACTATCCAGGTTTCTGAATACAGGAGTCTCTCATTCTCACCGTGATGGTATCATTCTGGGCATCCTCCTCCACCTACATTACTTCCCGAGCCATGATCTGTACAAACGGTACTCATCGATGGCATCGATCCATGTTAACTGACTTCTGCCACCTTGTTCCGGAACGAGAGGTCCCTATTGAACATTGAGAGGCCTGGCCAAACACTCTCAGGATGGCAGAGCCTCCCCTTGCGGCTCGCCACTCAACTCAGCACCCGGCCGCCCGCGCCACCACCGTACATGTAGCCAGGCGCGAGACCCTCACCGAACTTTGTTAGAGTCTGGTTCACCTTGAGGGACAGCCGCCTCGAAATGCTGCTCCGCTTTTTCACTTGCCTTTCCATGCTGTCTCTCGCCTCCAGTACCTCAACGTCGCCATTCTCTCGCATGGTGCTTATGTCCACATCGCAGTTCTCGTCCTCATCGGTTTGGCTTTGCTCTTCGTCAGATTTGTAGTCGGGCATCGCACGGCTTCCGCATGTTGTGCACATGATCTGATTGGGTCGAAGGGTCGGCATCTCGCTCTTTCGCCTTGTACGATCTGCGGTGGGCGGAGCCGAGTGGTTCAAGGACGGCGTTGGTTCAGTGAAGACATCGCCCTCTGTAGCCCGCCTCCTCATCGATCTTGCTCTGCGTTCAGCCACCTCTTTCTCGACGGACCACTTGACGACAGAAGGTCTTGGTGtctcctccttctcggcCACTGCAGCCAGGCTCGTGTTGGCGAACTGTGTGGTCATCTTGTGCCGGCCAATCTCATTTGCCATCTCAAGCCAGAGAGCATGGCCGATGGCATCGTGAAGGACCGGAGCCGTGATGAGCTTTCGACATTCTCTTGTGCCATCTGCCATACGTAGTCTACCAAGCTCTCTGATCTCGTCCAAGGTCAAGTTGCAGACAATCTTGATGTATCCCGCCTGCAATTGCGTTTCCCATCGTTCCATGATAAAGCCTTCCAGAAAGGTGGATGCCTCTGCGACGTCCCTTTCGTGTTGTGTCATCTCCTGTTCGATATTCTCTTCCTCCACTGTCTCTGGGGATTGCGCGGCTCGGGTTTCGTCAGCATCGTAGGGGATTTCGAAGTAATTGTCGACGCTAGACTCGTCGGAGGGGCCGCCATGGTGCTGTCGCCGAGCTGAGCTGGTCACCTCGTCTTTCTGTATAGGCGTCATGATCAGAGGCGTTCGTGGACTGTAGGGCTGGTATAGCTGCTTATCCAACGCCATCATAAAAGGGGCGGCTTTGCTGATATTGCTGGCGGAGAAGCAGCTCATTCTCCTCTCGAGCCCAACCGATTTCCTCGCCAATGGAATCTTGCTTGGGGAAGAATCTCGCGACCTCCCGAAGACTGTTGATTGAATGCCGTACATGTTCAAAGTTGTTATGCTTGCTCCTTCCTTTGACGACTTGGCTTGCCCGAAACCACATGAGTCTGGGTTTAAATACATAGATACTCATAGCAGTGTTATAGTTTCTCGCCCATAGAGGTCTCCAAACAGCTCACATCAGACTTGAGTTTGTCGGGGTCACCACGCCACTAGATCATGTCATATTAGATCTCCATATCCTCATGGTCGAGGCTGACGACGGAAGCAGGAAACCTTGCGAGCCATCGACTAGGTCTAGGCTGATGAGGCGCAAGGCTTATTCTTATTCAAAGTGAGGACCTTGACCGGTCCGACCTCCATCTCCTTGACGCTAAATGAACGACGTCGGTCAAGACGTGAGAATGAGAGGCTGCTCTGGGATTTGTGCTCAGATGATTTGCAACATCTTGTTCGAGGCCTTGATCACGTTCCTCGGATGTTCCAGAGAGACACTTCATTTATGAAGATTGCGGCAGAAGACGGCTCGATCTATCAGCCCTCGCCACACAAGGTAGTCCAGTAGATAGCTATAGAGATCAATGAGTCAACAGGGTCCTTGGAGGATTGCGATGATAATGTAGCCTCAGCAGCTATTCTCGTCCCTAATACCTGCTTGGCGACTGCTCTCATTTGACCCGATTAACTTGATGTGTCGTTGACGCAGGGTTGCTACCGTTGATAGGAGTGCCGTTCTCACGGTAAGTAGTGCTTAACAATCTCATAACGATGTTCAtgagttctatatatcctgCAACTAGCTCATCCATCTCGTGGAGATGCCTAGTCATCATTGGCGATTCCTTGTGAGCATATGTTTGCATTACCCCGCCACCCCGCCATGGTGTGGCTGGTACTGTGGCATTTTTTGGTTCACGATCGGGGTAACTGATAGGCCGGCGAGATCAACACCGGGATTGTAACGAGAAGCGGGTTGAGGTCTTGGCACAAGCATTCAGTAACCCACAGCCTGCAGAGCAACGGCTGGGTTTGCATTGATCAAAGGGCAGATATTAATATCGATGAACTCTAAATACTCTGAATTGCCGCCAAACACAACCGGTTTGGACTCGCTTATAGAAACTCTCCGAATTATCCCGAGCATTTTCTTGATTACTCCTCTTTGTACAAGCGGGCCCTTGAGTAGGAGTGGAAGATCCTTCAATTAGGTGTTGCTTCGAGCTTGAAACGATGCTATTAGAGAAGGCTTGGATGGCCTGTGGAAAGCAAGCTCAACGGGATGAAGTGTTTCTATTACAAAGGCTATGATAGAATGATTAATcaggtattattaatctagGCACTCGAGGCAAGACATGATTTGGAGGTGACTTTGATGGGCGCTGAAGCGTCAGCATTACACAAAGACGTTTTCCAAGAGATACTCGATCTCTGTCGCCCTGTAGTTGTCCTCTTCAACATAGGCCAGACCCGTACGGTTTACATCAAAGACGATGTTGTTAGGCTCATCCACCGTGTACAATGGCCACGTAGGACCTGTCTTGGGGCCGCTGCAGACATTGGGGTCGGTGTCGTGGATGAACGCAACCCACATCTTGCTCATGAGGTCCGCCAGCTCGACAAAGGTCTCTGGCTTTCCTGCAAAGGGGTTGGTAGCATATCCCACTCCGTTCACGTTGTTGAACACGAACGCGACCTCTTGGAAATGGGTCGCTCCGTAGACGGCCGCGATGCCGTTGACATAGACGTTCCACAGGTAAGAGTAAACGGACAGTCCGGCGCCAGCGTAGGTGCTGGCCAGGAGCCTGCGGCCGCTGTGCTGTTGGTAGTCGCCGGCAAAGGCAGCTGCCCGCTTGCACTGAAGGCCGAATGGGTACGCCGCAGGTCGGCCAACCTGAGAGACGGGGATTCCAACATCGGGATCGTCGGGGTAAAGCTCCGAGATGGCGGCCACCTGTTCGCTGTCCAGCTGAAGGGCAGTAAGCCAGGCCTGGAACTGCTCAGTGGTGTTGATGCCCTGCTTTGCATACGCGGTGCCCTCATCGAAGTTGTTGCCGAGCAAAAGAGGAACATGTGCGAACTTGTCCGCAGCCAAGAGCTCGGATCCCTGGGCAGTGATGAAGTCGCCGTCAACCACAGCGCTGATGGTAGGCGGCGTTACGCTCAAGGGGTTGGTGCCGTTGTAGATGGCGTTGATAGTCTGCCAGGGAAGGCCTCGCAAGCAGCTCAGCTTGTCAGCGGCATCGGTACAACCCGTCTTGTCGACGAGAGCATTGAACCACGGCTGCCAGTCGTCGGCGTCGGCAAACCTCGCGATGGGACTGCCACTCTCGAGGATGGCGCTGCGGAACAGGTTGTTGTATTGACCATCGTAGGCGACGAGCTGCATGCCCAAGGAACGAGCACCCGCAGACTCTCCCCAGATGGTGACTTTGTCAGGGCTACCGCCAAAGGCGCCAATGTTCTGCTGGAGCCATTCCAACGAGAGGCGCTGGTCGCGGAGACCAATGTTGCCAGCACCGGCGTTTTGCAGCTCGTTGCTGAAGAGGAAGCCCCAATACGAAACACGGTAGTTGATGGATGCAGCCACAATAGGCTTTCCCTCCTTGACGGATTGGTCGACAATGTAGCTGAGGTTGTACCTCGGGTCGCGCGAGCCTCCGTTTACATAACTCTGTTTCGACAAAGTCAGCAAAAGTACCACGTAAAGGTTGTCTTACACTTGGCAGAAACTTACGCCGCCGTGAACCCAAACGCCAACAGGCAGATCATCTCCTGGCTGGACACCGGCCGGACGCACGACGTTGATGGTCAAGCAGTCCTCCGAAACGGGGTTTCCCAAGTTGGCAGTATCGGAGCCATACCCTATGCACATCCAGCCATATTCGGAAGCTGATCGAGTCCCCTCGAACGTCTCGTTGAGCGGTTGAGGAGCAGCGAACCGAAGAGGGCCAACGGGGGGTTGTGCATACGGGATACCAAGGAAGAGGTCCTGCGCATACTGCTGGTTCCGCACTCCGACGTAGGTCCCGTCTGAGAGGTGCACCGCAGGAGGTCCAGGCGGCGTGGGCTTGGGACGAGGACCCCAATAGGCGGGCGAGGAGGACTCGGACACGCCCAAGCACGACGAAAACGCCAGAAGAACTCTAAACGCGTGGGAACGCATGGTGGGCAAGGCTCAACGGGCGAAGAAGTGCAGCTTCTAGAATGCGGTGTAGAAGGAAAGGGAGGCTAACACCTGCGTGTGTCTCATGTCAGTCGCACAGAGGTTCAGGTAGGGAGATTTTGATCAAGCCCGTCGACGCTACTCGGGAACCAATCATGACATATCGTCTAGAAATTGCCTCAACGTCCGCTGGCGTGAAAAGAAATTTCCGTAAAGACGGCCTCTTAGTCCCTGCACTGCCCGGAATATTGGGTTACGACGACTCTAGACTAAGAGCCGTTTTGGAAAATAATCACCGGCTCTTCCAAGGCTCTGCCGATCACCCCTAGCAGACTTAGTCCATACCTTAGATTACGATGACACATACAAGAAGTCCGTACCGTCTCATTGCCCCTGCGGATGGCACTTGGCAGCCCTCCAACACGATTTGCGTGCTTCGGCTCAGGGGGGTCGATCAGATGCTACTACGTAAGTTCATCCTTGTGTCGCATGGCGAGAGCATGGCGAAGCTTCCCCATCGATCTCTCGGCCGAGGAATTCATCCATCACGGGTTCGACGGGTTGTGGCCTGATGCCCAGCGTCCCCCGCAGATTGGTGCCGCAGTTGGTAACCGTCCGTTTTGCCGCTGCCCCCAAAGGCCTGGCAGAACATCGGAGAAGCATACCTCGTTGTGGTTAGCAGAATCGATGGTGAGACCACGCTACTGCGCAGTAACGGCGCAGCCAATATTCGTGTTGGTGAGTAGACTCTTTTAGTGTCTTCTAGAGCCCCGAAACCTCCATATGGGTACTGTTTAAACGAGATATGTAATGTTGACCATCGGCTATGATCCTGGGGAAAATCGCTGGCGCACGAATGGGATCTCTCCGCTCAAGCCCCAGGATTAGAGTTCGGCACTAGAGACCGGTACCCCAGCCATCTTGAGTTGAGGAGTGGGCACATTCCCACATTCCTCAGCTGCCCCGGCATAGTTGGGCCGGCCTGGCAGGGCTAAAGGAACTTTGGTAGCAGAATCCGTTAACGAGACCACGCACCTCACTGTTTAACTCCATCGTTTTGCATTACTAGAGGATTGCCgcagtatatataaacgctaccctaccctcgaattccgtactatttaaccttaacccttttcttacttatccttttttctattttaccctctccctcgttaagggatcgttagaatcgtagttttaatagcttattaataagctaatattactatttaaaaataagtaacttatacttatatataagcactaggagtcttattattatagagataataataaatatattaaagtacttaaaaaagctttttaatagatttttaatactatttaaagctataatccttaagttataaaaagaagctaaggtattatattaatacggccctatccgttttattaatattaatataagtctttttaatataaaatatattattaatactctatagttacgttattatatttcgtaaatcgtacttaatattaataaggattttaatattattttttaatttatttcttagtttctttattaaggctattattataaggttagtttagttattaatattttaataagtattttaacttaacttagaggctcttatagcccttaaaaagaagtttttaaaggacttataattaaacttttcGCTTATTATGAgcgaagctattataattaaaactatagcgTTACGAACCtcgataataagtaattagtactataattatctttttcttataataagcttaaaaaagcatcttaatttaagtactaagtaagt encodes:
- a CDS encoding carboxylesterase; this encodes MRSHAFRVLLAFSSCLGVSESSSPAYWGPRPKPTPPGPPAVHLSDGTYVGVRNQQYAQDLFLGIPYAQPPVGPLRFAAPQPLNETFEGTRSASEYGWMCIGYGSDTANLGNPVSEDCLTINVVRPAGVQPGDDLPVGVWVHGGSYVNGGSRDPRYNLSYIVDQSVKEGKPIVAASINYRVSYWGFLFSNELQNAGAGNIGLRDQRLSLEWLQQNIGAFGGSPDKVTIWGESAGARSLGMQLVAYDGQYNNLFRSAILESGSPIARFADADDWQPWFNALVDKTGCTDAADKLSCLRGLPWQTINAIYNGTNPLSVTPPTISAVVDGDFITAQGSELLAADKFAHVPLLLGNNFDEGTAYAKQGINTTEQFQAWLTALQLDSEQVAAISELYPDDPDVGIPVSQVGRPAAYPFGLQCKRAAAFAGDYQQHSGRRLLASTYAGAGLSVYSYLWNVYVNGIAAVYGATHFQEVAFVFNNVNGVGYATNPFAGKPETFVELADLMSKMWVAFIHDTDPNVCSGPKTGPTWPLYTVDEPNNIVFDVNRTGLAYVEEDNYRATEIEYLLENVFV